A genome region from Arachis duranensis cultivar V14167 chromosome 6, aradu.V14167.gnm2.J7QH, whole genome shotgun sequence includes the following:
- the LOC107493248 gene encoding tubulin beta chain — translation MREILHVQGGQCGNQIGSKFWEVICDEHGIDPTGKHQAPADANDAAISDLQLERINVYYNEASGGRFVPRAVLMDLEPGTMDSIRSGPFGKVFRPDNFVFGQSGAGNNWAKGHYTEGAELIDSVLDVVRKEAENCDCLQGFQVCHSLGGGTGSGMGTLLISKIREEYPDRMMLTFSVFPSPKVSDTVVEPYNATLSVHQLVENADECMVLDNEALYDICFRTLKLTTPSFGDLNHLISATMSGVTCCLRFPGQLNSDLRKLAVNLIPFPRLHFFMVGFAPLTSRGSQQYVSLTVPELTQQMWDAKNMMCAADPRHGRYLTASAMFRGKMSTKEVDEQMINVQNKNSSYFVEWIPNNVKSSVCDIPPKNLKMACTFIGNSTSIQEMFRRVSEQFTAMFRRKAFLHWYTGEGMDEMEFTEAESNMNDLVAEYQQYQDATVEEDEEEYGEEGEEQVYEEQ, via the exons ATGAGAGAGATTCTTCACGTTCAAGGAGGTCAATGCGGGAACCAGATCGGTTCCAAGTTCTGGGAAGTCATCTGCGACGAGCACGGCATCGATCCCACCGGCAAGCACCAGGCCCCGGCCGACGCCAACGACGCCGCCATCTCCGACCTCCAGCTTGAGCGCATCAACGTCTACTACAATGAGGCTTCAGGAGGCAGGTTTGTCCCCAGGGCTGTTCTCATGGATCTCGAGCCCGGAACCATGGACAGCATCAGATCCGGTCCATTCGGTAAGGTCTTCCGTCCCGATAACTTCGTTTTCGGACAGTCCGGCGCCGGTAACAACTGGGCGAAAGGTCATTACACTGAAGGCGCTGAGTTAATCGATTCCGTTCTCGATGTTGTTCGCAAAGAAGCCGAGAACTGCGACTGCTTGCAAG GTTTCCAAGTTTGTCACTCACTTGGAGGAGGCACGGGTTCTGGCATGGGAACACTCTTAATATCCAAGATCAGAGAAGAGTATCCAGACAGAATGATGCTCACGTTCTCCGTTTTCCCTTCACCAAAGGTATCTGACACCGTTGTAGAGCCATACAATGCTACATTATCCGTTCACCAACTCGTGGAGAACGCAGATGAATGCATGGTTCTTGACAATGAAGCACTTTATGACATCTGCTTCAGGACTCTCAAACTCACCACTCCTAGTT TTGGCGATCTGAACCATCTGATTTCTGCAACTATGAGCGGTGTGACCTGTTGCTTGAGGTTCCCTGGACAACTGAATTCTGACCTGAGGAAGCTGGCCGTGAACCTTATCCCATTCCCTCGTCTCCACTTCTTCATGGTGGGGTTTGCACCTCTCACCTCTCGCGGCTCTCAGCAGTACGTCTCCCTCACCGTCCCAGAACTCACACAGCAAATGTGGGACGCCAAGAATATGATGTGCGCCGCTGATCCCCGCCACGGTCGGTACCTCACCGCATCAGCCATGTTCAGGGGAAAGATGAGTACAAAAGAGGTGGATGAACAAATGATCAATGTGCAGAATAAGAACTCCTCATACTTCGTTGAGTGGATCCCCAACAACGTGAAGTCCAGTGTGTGTGACATCCCACCCAAGAATCTGAAGATGGCATGCACTTTCATCGGTAACTCGACATCGATTCAAGAGATGTTCAGGAGAGTGAGCGAGCAGTTCACTGCAATGTTCCGCCGAAAAGCTTTCTTGCACTGGTACACAGGTGAGGGAATGGACGAGATGGAGTTCACAGAGGCAGAGAGCAACATGAACGATTTAGTGGCAGAGTACCAGCAATACCAGGATGCAACTGTGGAGGAGGATGAGGAGGAGTATGGTGAAGAGGGTGAAGAACAGGTTTATGAGGAGCAGTAG
- the LOC107493247 gene encoding protein PSK SIMULATOR 2 isoform X1: MYSTYRTVCCHYYFVERFFISELTIMGSVCSSGMAEEKKKKKNAEVVNGEKTIRCAWKLRNKNKIVANRNNVYSPYSNSRTINGVTKQKNKETRFSTEFKKLNNPTASRAKQGSQRGSLLGRAGERAVEVLDTLGSSIPKLSTSDGFISGMNLNRGHKICILAFEVANTINKGAILFHSLSEENIQFLKKEIFQSEGVQKLVSTDTTELLSLVEADKREEFNAFSKEVVRFGNMCKEHQWHNLDRFFSRLGVDVLSNKDLKLEAEKTMQELITLGHNTAELYHELSAYDRFKQDYQEKVKEMESLNLPLKGESLTIIQSELKHQRKIVKNLQRKSLWSRNLEEVVEKLVDIITYMHRSISKFLGNDAGATVVKFTSNGSQRLGEAGLALHYANIINQINMIASRPSALPPNMRDTLYHGLPNSIKSILQSRLQNMDITKELSMTQVKAEMDKTLQWLTPIATNTTKAHQGFGWVGEWANGGNNNEFGDSTGKESNLIRLQTLYYAERNKIDTYIIELLTCLNQLVTFVRYRHHSGSNNGIKAKQGKSNSPQKGLDFQSKMLQFITTLERDRNNISQEDKSLLEEVIARTRIPGVSKSENLALTNKKEYANSGFLHYSKSVGSSPLNKGLFGFHHQNSHVLDLIDGLRH, encoded by the exons ATGTATTCCACCTACCGTACGGTTTGCTGTCATTATTATT TTGTTGAACGTTTCTTCATATCAGAACTAACAATAATGGGGTCGGTTTGTTCATCGGGCATGgctgaggagaagaagaagaagaagaatgcagAGGTTGTTAATGGAGAGAAGACTATAAGGTGTGCTTGGAAGCTTCGGAATAAAAACAAGATCGTTGCTAACAGGAATAATGTATATTCTCCTTATTCAAATTCAAGGACTATTAATGGTGTtacaaaacaaaagaacaaagagACTCGGTTTTCAACTGAGTTCAAGAAATTGAATAATCCTACTGCATCACGTGCAAAACAG GGCTCGCAACGTGGCTCCTTGCTGGGCCGAGCCGGGGAGAGGGCGGTGGAAGTTCTGGACACACTTGGAAGCAGCATACCAAAGCTGAGCACAAGTGATGGATTTATCTCTGGCATGAATCTTAATAGAGGGCACAAAATATGTATATTGGCCTTTGAAGTAGCCAACACAATAAACAAAGGAGCAATTCTGTTTCATTCACTTTCTGAAGAAAACATTCAGTTCCTTAAAAAAGAGATCTTTCAATCAGAAGGAGTTCAAAAATTGGTTTCTACTGATACAACAGAGTTACTAagtcttgttgaggctgacaaAAG GGAAGAATTCAATGCCTTCTCCAAGGAAGTAGTTAGATTTGGAAATATGTGCAAGGAACATCAGTGGCATAACCTTGATAGATTTTTCTCAAG ATTAGGTGTGGATGTCTTGAGCAATAAAGACCTTAAGCTAGAGGCAGAAAAGACAATGCAGGAGTTGATCACACTAGGTCACAATACTGCT GAATTGTACCATGAGTTAAGTGCTTATGACCGTTTTAAACAAGATTATCAAGAAAAGGTTAAGGAGATGGAGTCCTTAAATCTTCCTTTAAAAG GGGAGAGTCTCACAATTATTCAGAGTGAGCTAAAGCATCAAAGAAAGATTGTGAAGAACTTGCAAAGGAAATCTCTCTGGTCCAGAAATTTGGAGGag GTAGTTGAAAAGCTTGTGGATATTATTACCTATATGCATCGATCAATTTCTAAGTTCCTTGGAAATGATG caGGTGCAACTGTTGTCAAGTTTACCAGCAATGGTTCTCAAAGACTAGGTGAAGCTGGTCTTGCATTGCACTATGCTAACATTATCAATCAGATAAATATGATT GCATCTCGGCCATCAGCACTTCCTCCAAATATGAGGGACACATTATATCATGGATTGCCCAATAGTATTAAGAGTATCCTTCAATCTAGGTTGCAAAATATGGATATCACTAAAGAG CTTTCCATGACTCAGGTCAAAGCTGAGATGGACAAGACTCTCCAATGGCTAACCCCAATTGCTACAAATACGACCAA AGCACACCAAGGGTTTGGATGGGTTGGTGAATGGGCAAATGGAGG gAATAATAATGAGTTTGGTGACAGCACAGGCAAGGAGAGTAATCTAATTCGCCTCCAAACACTATATTATGCTGAGAGGAATAAGATAGACACTTACATAATTGAATTGTTGACATGTCTCAACCAATTGGTTACATTTGTAAGATATAGACATCATAGTGGTAGTAATAATGGCATTAAGGCAAAGCAAGGCAAAAGTAACAGTCCTCAGAAGGGTCTTGACTTTCAGTCAAAGATGTTGCAATTCATAACAACCTTGGAGAGGGATAGGAACAACATATCACAAGAAGATAAGAGTTTGTTGGAAGAGGTAATTGCAAGGACAAGGATCCCTGGAGTTAGCAAGAGTGAGAACCTTGCCTTGACCAACAAGAAGGAATATGCAAACAGTGGTTTCTTGCATTATAGCAAGAGTGTTGGGAGTTCACCTCTTAATAAGGGCTTATTTGGATTTCACCACCAGAATTCACATGTTTTGGACCTCATAGATGGTTTAAGAcattga
- the LOC107493247 gene encoding protein PSK SIMULATOR 2 isoform X3, translating into MYSTYLVERFFISELTIMGSVCSSGMAEEKKKKKNAEVVNGEKTIRCAWKLRNKNKIVANRNNVYSPYSNSRTINGVTKQKNKETRFSTEFKKLNNPTASRAKQGSQRGSLLGRAGERAVEVLDTLGSSIPKLSTSDGFISGMNLNRGHKICILAFEVANTINKGAILFHSLSEENIQFLKKEIFQSEGVQKLVSTDTTELLSLVEADKREEFNAFSKEVVRFGNMCKEHQWHNLDRFFSRLGVDVLSNKDLKLEAEKTMQELITLGHNTAELYHELSAYDRFKQDYQEKVKEMESLNLPLKGESLTIIQSELKHQRKIVKNLQRKSLWSRNLEEVVEKLVDIITYMHRSISKFLGNDAGATVVKFTSNGSQRLGEAGLALHYANIINQINMIASRPSALPPNMRDTLYHGLPNSIKSILQSRLQNMDITKELSMTQVKAEMDKTLQWLTPIATNTTKAHQGFGWVGEWANGGNNNEFGDSTGKESNLIRLQTLYYAERNKIDTYIIELLTCLNQLVTFVRYRHHSGSNNGIKAKQGKSNSPQKGLDFQSKMLQFITTLERDRNNISQEDKSLLEEVIARTRIPGVSKSENLALTNKKEYANSGFLHYSKSVGSSPLNKGLFGFHHQNSHVLDLIDGLRH; encoded by the exons ATGTATTCCACCTACC TTGTTGAACGTTTCTTCATATCAGAACTAACAATAATGGGGTCGGTTTGTTCATCGGGCATGgctgaggagaagaagaagaagaagaatgcagAGGTTGTTAATGGAGAGAAGACTATAAGGTGTGCTTGGAAGCTTCGGAATAAAAACAAGATCGTTGCTAACAGGAATAATGTATATTCTCCTTATTCAAATTCAAGGACTATTAATGGTGTtacaaaacaaaagaacaaagagACTCGGTTTTCAACTGAGTTCAAGAAATTGAATAATCCTACTGCATCACGTGCAAAACAG GGCTCGCAACGTGGCTCCTTGCTGGGCCGAGCCGGGGAGAGGGCGGTGGAAGTTCTGGACACACTTGGAAGCAGCATACCAAAGCTGAGCACAAGTGATGGATTTATCTCTGGCATGAATCTTAATAGAGGGCACAAAATATGTATATTGGCCTTTGAAGTAGCCAACACAATAAACAAAGGAGCAATTCTGTTTCATTCACTTTCTGAAGAAAACATTCAGTTCCTTAAAAAAGAGATCTTTCAATCAGAAGGAGTTCAAAAATTGGTTTCTACTGATACAACAGAGTTACTAagtcttgttgaggctgacaaAAG GGAAGAATTCAATGCCTTCTCCAAGGAAGTAGTTAGATTTGGAAATATGTGCAAGGAACATCAGTGGCATAACCTTGATAGATTTTTCTCAAG ATTAGGTGTGGATGTCTTGAGCAATAAAGACCTTAAGCTAGAGGCAGAAAAGACAATGCAGGAGTTGATCACACTAGGTCACAATACTGCT GAATTGTACCATGAGTTAAGTGCTTATGACCGTTTTAAACAAGATTATCAAGAAAAGGTTAAGGAGATGGAGTCCTTAAATCTTCCTTTAAAAG GGGAGAGTCTCACAATTATTCAGAGTGAGCTAAAGCATCAAAGAAAGATTGTGAAGAACTTGCAAAGGAAATCTCTCTGGTCCAGAAATTTGGAGGag GTAGTTGAAAAGCTTGTGGATATTATTACCTATATGCATCGATCAATTTCTAAGTTCCTTGGAAATGATG caGGTGCAACTGTTGTCAAGTTTACCAGCAATGGTTCTCAAAGACTAGGTGAAGCTGGTCTTGCATTGCACTATGCTAACATTATCAATCAGATAAATATGATT GCATCTCGGCCATCAGCACTTCCTCCAAATATGAGGGACACATTATATCATGGATTGCCCAATAGTATTAAGAGTATCCTTCAATCTAGGTTGCAAAATATGGATATCACTAAAGAG CTTTCCATGACTCAGGTCAAAGCTGAGATGGACAAGACTCTCCAATGGCTAACCCCAATTGCTACAAATACGACCAA AGCACACCAAGGGTTTGGATGGGTTGGTGAATGGGCAAATGGAGG gAATAATAATGAGTTTGGTGACAGCACAGGCAAGGAGAGTAATCTAATTCGCCTCCAAACACTATATTATGCTGAGAGGAATAAGATAGACACTTACATAATTGAATTGTTGACATGTCTCAACCAATTGGTTACATTTGTAAGATATAGACATCATAGTGGTAGTAATAATGGCATTAAGGCAAAGCAAGGCAAAAGTAACAGTCCTCAGAAGGGTCTTGACTTTCAGTCAAAGATGTTGCAATTCATAACAACCTTGGAGAGGGATAGGAACAACATATCACAAGAAGATAAGAGTTTGTTGGAAGAGGTAATTGCAAGGACAAGGATCCCTGGAGTTAGCAAGAGTGAGAACCTTGCCTTGACCAACAAGAAGGAATATGCAAACAGTGGTTTCTTGCATTATAGCAAGAGTGTTGGGAGTTCACCTCTTAATAAGGGCTTATTTGGATTTCACCACCAGAATTCACATGTTTTGGACCTCATAGATGGTTTAAGAcattga
- the LOC107493247 gene encoding protein PSK SIMULATOR 2 isoform X4 encodes MGSVCSSGMAEEKKKKKNAEVVNGEKTIRCAWKLRNKNKIVANRNNVYSPYSNSRTINGVTKQKNKETRFSTEFKKLNNPTASRAKQGSQRGSLLGRAGERAVEVLDTLGSSIPKLSTSDGFISGMNLNRGHKICILAFEVANTINKGAILFHSLSEENIQFLKKEIFQSEGVQKLVSTDTTELLSLVEADKREEFNAFSKEVVRFGNMCKEHQWHNLDRFFSRLGVDVLSNKDLKLEAEKTMQELITLGHNTAELYHELSAYDRFKQDYQEKVKEMESLNLPLKGESLTIIQSELKHQRKIVKNLQRKSLWSRNLEEVVEKLVDIITYMHRSISKFLGNDAGATVVKFTSNGSQRLGEAGLALHYANIINQINMIASRPSALPPNMRDTLYHGLPNSIKSILQSRLQNMDITKELSMTQVKAEMDKTLQWLTPIATNTTKAHQGFGWVGEWANGGNNNEFGDSTGKESNLIRLQTLYYAERNKIDTYIIELLTCLNQLVTFVRYRHHSGSNNGIKAKQGKSNSPQKGLDFQSKMLQFITTLERDRNNISQEDKSLLEEVIARTRIPGVSKSENLALTNKKEYANSGFLHYSKSVGSSPLNKGLFGFHHQNSHVLDLIDGLRH; translated from the exons ATGGGGTCGGTTTGTTCATCGGGCATGgctgaggagaagaagaagaagaagaatgcagAGGTTGTTAATGGAGAGAAGACTATAAGGTGTGCTTGGAAGCTTCGGAATAAAAACAAGATCGTTGCTAACAGGAATAATGTATATTCTCCTTATTCAAATTCAAGGACTATTAATGGTGTtacaaaacaaaagaacaaagagACTCGGTTTTCAACTGAGTTCAAGAAATTGAATAATCCTACTGCATCACGTGCAAAACAG GGCTCGCAACGTGGCTCCTTGCTGGGCCGAGCCGGGGAGAGGGCGGTGGAAGTTCTGGACACACTTGGAAGCAGCATACCAAAGCTGAGCACAAGTGATGGATTTATCTCTGGCATGAATCTTAATAGAGGGCACAAAATATGTATATTGGCCTTTGAAGTAGCCAACACAATAAACAAAGGAGCAATTCTGTTTCATTCACTTTCTGAAGAAAACATTCAGTTCCTTAAAAAAGAGATCTTTCAATCAGAAGGAGTTCAAAAATTGGTTTCTACTGATACAACAGAGTTACTAagtcttgttgaggctgacaaAAG GGAAGAATTCAATGCCTTCTCCAAGGAAGTAGTTAGATTTGGAAATATGTGCAAGGAACATCAGTGGCATAACCTTGATAGATTTTTCTCAAG ATTAGGTGTGGATGTCTTGAGCAATAAAGACCTTAAGCTAGAGGCAGAAAAGACAATGCAGGAGTTGATCACACTAGGTCACAATACTGCT GAATTGTACCATGAGTTAAGTGCTTATGACCGTTTTAAACAAGATTATCAAGAAAAGGTTAAGGAGATGGAGTCCTTAAATCTTCCTTTAAAAG GGGAGAGTCTCACAATTATTCAGAGTGAGCTAAAGCATCAAAGAAAGATTGTGAAGAACTTGCAAAGGAAATCTCTCTGGTCCAGAAATTTGGAGGag GTAGTTGAAAAGCTTGTGGATATTATTACCTATATGCATCGATCAATTTCTAAGTTCCTTGGAAATGATG caGGTGCAACTGTTGTCAAGTTTACCAGCAATGGTTCTCAAAGACTAGGTGAAGCTGGTCTTGCATTGCACTATGCTAACATTATCAATCAGATAAATATGATT GCATCTCGGCCATCAGCACTTCCTCCAAATATGAGGGACACATTATATCATGGATTGCCCAATAGTATTAAGAGTATCCTTCAATCTAGGTTGCAAAATATGGATATCACTAAAGAG CTTTCCATGACTCAGGTCAAAGCTGAGATGGACAAGACTCTCCAATGGCTAACCCCAATTGCTACAAATACGACCAA AGCACACCAAGGGTTTGGATGGGTTGGTGAATGGGCAAATGGAGG gAATAATAATGAGTTTGGTGACAGCACAGGCAAGGAGAGTAATCTAATTCGCCTCCAAACACTATATTATGCTGAGAGGAATAAGATAGACACTTACATAATTGAATTGTTGACATGTCTCAACCAATTGGTTACATTTGTAAGATATAGACATCATAGTGGTAGTAATAATGGCATTAAGGCAAAGCAAGGCAAAAGTAACAGTCCTCAGAAGGGTCTTGACTTTCAGTCAAAGATGTTGCAATTCATAACAACCTTGGAGAGGGATAGGAACAACATATCACAAGAAGATAAGAGTTTGTTGGAAGAGGTAATTGCAAGGACAAGGATCCCTGGAGTTAGCAAGAGTGAGAACCTTGCCTTGACCAACAAGAAGGAATATGCAAACAGTGGTTTCTTGCATTATAGCAAGAGTGTTGGGAGTTCACCTCTTAATAAGGGCTTATTTGGATTTCACCACCAGAATTCACATGTTTTGGACCTCATAGATGGTTTAAGAcattga
- the LOC107493247 gene encoding protein PSK SIMULATOR 2 isoform X2, producing MYSTYRTVCCHYYFVERFFISELTIMGSVCSSGMAEEKKKKKNAEVVNGEKTIRCAWKLRNKNKIVANRNNVYSPYSNSRTINGVTKQKNKETRFSTEFKKLNNPTASRAKQGSQRGSLLGRAGERAVEVLDTLGSSIPKLSTSDGFISGMNLNRGHKICILAFEVANTINKGAILFHSLSEENIQFLKKEIFQSEGVQKLVSTDTTELLSLVEADKREEFNAFSKEVVRFGNMCKEHQWHNLDRFFSRLGVDVLSNKDLKLEAEKTMQELITLGHNTAELYHELSAYDRFKQDYQEKVKEMESLNLPLKGESLTIIQSELKHQRKIVKNLQRKSLWSRNLEEVVEKLVDIITYMHRSISKFLGNDGATVVKFTSNGSQRLGEAGLALHYANIINQINMIASRPSALPPNMRDTLYHGLPNSIKSILQSRLQNMDITKELSMTQVKAEMDKTLQWLTPIATNTTKAHQGFGWVGEWANGGNNNEFGDSTGKESNLIRLQTLYYAERNKIDTYIIELLTCLNQLVTFVRYRHHSGSNNGIKAKQGKSNSPQKGLDFQSKMLQFITTLERDRNNISQEDKSLLEEVIARTRIPGVSKSENLALTNKKEYANSGFLHYSKSVGSSPLNKGLFGFHHQNSHVLDLIDGLRH from the exons ATGTATTCCACCTACCGTACGGTTTGCTGTCATTATTATT TTGTTGAACGTTTCTTCATATCAGAACTAACAATAATGGGGTCGGTTTGTTCATCGGGCATGgctgaggagaagaagaagaagaagaatgcagAGGTTGTTAATGGAGAGAAGACTATAAGGTGTGCTTGGAAGCTTCGGAATAAAAACAAGATCGTTGCTAACAGGAATAATGTATATTCTCCTTATTCAAATTCAAGGACTATTAATGGTGTtacaaaacaaaagaacaaagagACTCGGTTTTCAACTGAGTTCAAGAAATTGAATAATCCTACTGCATCACGTGCAAAACAG GGCTCGCAACGTGGCTCCTTGCTGGGCCGAGCCGGGGAGAGGGCGGTGGAAGTTCTGGACACACTTGGAAGCAGCATACCAAAGCTGAGCACAAGTGATGGATTTATCTCTGGCATGAATCTTAATAGAGGGCACAAAATATGTATATTGGCCTTTGAAGTAGCCAACACAATAAACAAAGGAGCAATTCTGTTTCATTCACTTTCTGAAGAAAACATTCAGTTCCTTAAAAAAGAGATCTTTCAATCAGAAGGAGTTCAAAAATTGGTTTCTACTGATACAACAGAGTTACTAagtcttgttgaggctgacaaAAG GGAAGAATTCAATGCCTTCTCCAAGGAAGTAGTTAGATTTGGAAATATGTGCAAGGAACATCAGTGGCATAACCTTGATAGATTTTTCTCAAG ATTAGGTGTGGATGTCTTGAGCAATAAAGACCTTAAGCTAGAGGCAGAAAAGACAATGCAGGAGTTGATCACACTAGGTCACAATACTGCT GAATTGTACCATGAGTTAAGTGCTTATGACCGTTTTAAACAAGATTATCAAGAAAAGGTTAAGGAGATGGAGTCCTTAAATCTTCCTTTAAAAG GGGAGAGTCTCACAATTATTCAGAGTGAGCTAAAGCATCAAAGAAAGATTGTGAAGAACTTGCAAAGGAAATCTCTCTGGTCCAGAAATTTGGAGGag GTAGTTGAAAAGCTTGTGGATATTATTACCTATATGCATCGATCAATTTCTAAGTTCCTTGGAAATGATG GTGCAACTGTTGTCAAGTTTACCAGCAATGGTTCTCAAAGACTAGGTGAAGCTGGTCTTGCATTGCACTATGCTAACATTATCAATCAGATAAATATGATT GCATCTCGGCCATCAGCACTTCCTCCAAATATGAGGGACACATTATATCATGGATTGCCCAATAGTATTAAGAGTATCCTTCAATCTAGGTTGCAAAATATGGATATCACTAAAGAG CTTTCCATGACTCAGGTCAAAGCTGAGATGGACAAGACTCTCCAATGGCTAACCCCAATTGCTACAAATACGACCAA AGCACACCAAGGGTTTGGATGGGTTGGTGAATGGGCAAATGGAGG gAATAATAATGAGTTTGGTGACAGCACAGGCAAGGAGAGTAATCTAATTCGCCTCCAAACACTATATTATGCTGAGAGGAATAAGATAGACACTTACATAATTGAATTGTTGACATGTCTCAACCAATTGGTTACATTTGTAAGATATAGACATCATAGTGGTAGTAATAATGGCATTAAGGCAAAGCAAGGCAAAAGTAACAGTCCTCAGAAGGGTCTTGACTTTCAGTCAAAGATGTTGCAATTCATAACAACCTTGGAGAGGGATAGGAACAACATATCACAAGAAGATAAGAGTTTGTTGGAAGAGGTAATTGCAAGGACAAGGATCCCTGGAGTTAGCAAGAGTGAGAACCTTGCCTTGACCAACAAGAAGGAATATGCAAACAGTGGTTTCTTGCATTATAGCAAGAGTGTTGGGAGTTCACCTCTTAATAAGGGCTTATTTGGATTTCACCACCAGAATTCACATGTTTTGGACCTCATAGATGGTTTAAGAcattga
- the LOC107493249 gene encoding uncharacterized protein LOC107493249, which yields MEQSNGENGSGGRVRSTQLTEDEREVFDILVRLHDMVLEFESEVRIPFQWGRKKKRSAIQPSFFRRFSSSPPPVSNGGGDGGVVAAAVVKGEAPSPATPLSLSLTESDEKPNNILRAKASLKRKREHYLKLIEDLTKSQASLNKEIENVKNFRDRLRAFNSKLKERKLELNNGPKSECKNSSMEIGCEMQQKLGHDAPRNSSNSMGEYQENNKPHELHNLQAPNAPHHIRLRVNNHSEAPQLCSREGINQLPKKLMPMEAPSSSSPNSSLAIVNNNGNSNIVQPVIPDLNAFPEDFVQVDSYQPLDTTAANKDLSRVMAAQARQMRLQKNRLKNSTATKSRYSCR from the exons ATGGAACAGAGCAATGGTGAAAACGGTTCAGGTGGTCGTGTGAGGTCAACGCAGTTGAccgaagatgagagagaggttTTTGACATCCTTGTGAGATTGCATGACATGGTGTTGGAATTTGAATCAGAGGTACGAATACCGTTCCAATGGGGACGAAAGAAGAAGAGATCTGCAATTCAACCTAGCTTTTTCCGccgtttctcttcttctccgcCGCCGGTGAGTAACGGTGGTGGTGACGGAGGTGTTGTGGCGGCGGCGGTGGTGAAAGGAGAAGCTCCAAGCCCAGCAACTCCTTTGTCCTTATCGCTAACTGAATCTGACGAAAAGCCCAATAACATATTAAGAGCCAAAGCCTCTCTCAAAAGG AAGAGAGAACATTATCTAAAACTTATAGAAGATTTGACTAAGAGCCAAGCTTCGCTGAATAAG GAGATAGAAAATGTGAAGAATTTCCGTGACCGATTGAGGGCCTTCAATTCGaagttgaaagaaagaaaactagAG CTAAATAATGGCCCCAAAAGTGAATGCAAAAATAGCAGCATGGAAATTGGGTGTGAAATGCAACAAAAATTGGGCCATGATGCACCAAGGAACTCATCAAATTCCATGGGCGAATATCAAGAAAACAATAAGCCTCATGAGTTGCATAATCTACAAGCGCCAAACGCACCACATCACATAAGACTGAGGGTCAATAACCATTCTGAGGCACCCCAATTGTGTAGCAGGGAGGGAATTAATCAATTACCAAAAAAATTGATGCCAATGGAAGCACCTTCTTCATCTTCACCAAATTCTTCATTGGCTATTGTCAACAATAATGGTAATAGTAACATAGTGCAACCAGTGATTCCTGATCTCAACGCCTTTCCTGAAGATTTCGTTCAGGTGGACTCTTACCAGCCTTTGGATACGACTGCTGCAAACAAGGATTTGAGCAGAGTCATGGCAGCTCAAGCTAGGCAGATGAGGCTTCAGAAAAACAGGCTCAAGAATTCTACAGCCACTAAGTCACGATATTCTTGTAGATGA